The following proteins come from a genomic window of Nostoc sp. ATCC 53789:
- a CDS encoding DUF4089 domain-containing protein: MRREGFDVGEYVDLMALLLDLQLRDEYRDGVVANFERISAIANIVNSFPLPEEIEVAPVFEP; the protein is encoded by the coding sequence ATGAGAAGAGAAGGGTTTGATGTGGGAGAGTATGTTGATCTTATGGCGTTGTTGTTGGATTTGCAGTTAAGAGATGAGTATCGGGATGGGGTGGTGGCAAATTTTGAGAGAATTAGTGCGATCGCAAATATTGTAAATTCTTTCCCTTTACCAGAAGAAATTGAAGTTGCACCAGTTTTTGAACCATAA
- a CDS encoding glutaredoxin family protein gives MRLILYSKPGCHLCEGLQEKLEKIQNLSFELEIRDITTRDDWFAAYEYEVPVLYLSNHRGAEDAEGSEKLLPRPSPRGSVQQLEQMLRKYLAN, from the coding sequence ATGCGATTAATTTTATACAGTAAACCCGGCTGTCATTTATGTGAAGGCTTGCAAGAAAAGCTAGAAAAAATCCAAAATCTCAGTTTCGAGTTGGAAATTAGGGATATTACGACTCGTGACGATTGGTTTGCTGCGTATGAGTATGAAGTGCCAGTACTTTATTTATCGAACCACAGAGGCGCAGAGGACGCAGAGGGGAGTGAGAAATTATTGCCGCGTCCTTCTCCTCGTGGTAGTGTGCAACAGTTGGAGCAAATGTTGCGTAAGTATTTAGCCAATTAG
- a CDS encoding AtzE family amidohydrolase, whose product MNFDSADAITISDAVRAAKVSAVEVTKAAIARIATRDHQLNCFTAVTAETALIDAVRIDEEIAQGNNPGLLAGVPFAVKNLFDIAGLTTLAGSKINAENPAATQDATAIAKLKQAGAVLVGALNMDEYAYGFVTENSHYGATHNPHDLQRVAGGSSGGSAAAVAAGLVPMTLGSDTNGSIRVPAALCGVFGFKPTYGRLSRAGVALFSSSFDHIGPFARSVQDIATVFDVLQGEDDRDPICTKRPPELVLPQLNQDISDIRIAIAADYFTKGSEPEALAAVQKVADALNATQYVTIPEAHRARAAAFVITASEGANLHLEKLRYRPQDFDPATRDRFLAGALIPSSWYLQAQRFRSWYRDRVREVFQNVDLIIAPTTPISAPLIGQQTMILDGEEILVRPHLGLFTQPLSFIGLPVLSVPIQRPNALPLGVQLIAAPYNEALILRVAAALQTKGVVAAVIV is encoded by the coding sequence ATGAATTTTGATTCTGCCGATGCCATAACAATATCAGATGCGGTGCGTGCAGCCAAAGTCAGCGCGGTGGAAGTTACCAAAGCTGCGATCGCACGAATCGCAACGCGAGATCATCAACTCAACTGTTTTACGGCTGTGACTGCTGAAACAGCTTTAATAGATGCAGTTCGCATTGACGAAGAAATTGCCCAAGGTAATAATCCTGGTTTGCTTGCTGGTGTGCCTTTTGCGGTGAAAAATCTCTTCGATATTGCTGGTTTAACGACTCTGGCGGGGTCAAAAATCAATGCAGAGAACCCAGCCGCTACCCAAGATGCAACCGCAATAGCGAAGCTGAAACAAGCGGGTGCTGTGCTAGTTGGCGCTTTGAATATGGATGAGTACGCCTATGGGTTTGTTACGGAAAACTCCCATTACGGTGCTACTCACAACCCCCATGATTTACAGCGAGTTGCTGGTGGTTCATCGGGTGGTTCGGCGGCGGCTGTTGCTGCTGGGTTAGTACCTATGACGCTGGGTTCTGATACTAATGGTTCAATTCGGGTTCCGGCGGCGTTGTGTGGCGTTTTTGGTTTTAAGCCTACTTATGGAAGGTTATCTCGTGCTGGGGTAGCTTTATTTTCTAGCAGTTTTGACCACATTGGCCCTTTTGCGCGTTCGGTGCAAGATATTGCTACGGTGTTTGATGTGCTTCAAGGAGAAGACGATCGCGATCCAATTTGCACAAAGCGTCCGCCTGAATTGGTTTTACCACAACTTAATCAAGATATTTCTGATATCCGAATTGCCATTGCAGCTGATTATTTCACCAAAGGTTCAGAACCGGAAGCTTTAGCAGCAGTGCAAAAGGTAGCCGATGCTTTGAATGCCACTCAATACGTAACCATACCAGAAGCACACCGCGCCCGTGCAGCAGCTTTTGTGATTACAGCTAGTGAGGGCGCAAATCTGCATTTGGAAAAATTGCGATATCGTCCTCAAGATTTTGATCCAGCGACACGCGATCGCTTTTTGGCTGGGGCGTTAATTCCTAGTAGCTGGTATCTGCAAGCACAACGGTTTAGAAGCTGGTATCGCGATCGCGTTCGAGAAGTATTTCAAAATGTGGATCTAATTATTGCCCCAACTACACCAATTTCTGCACCGCTAATCGGTCAACAAACTATGATTTTGGATGGGGAAGAAATTCTTGTCCGCCCTCATTTGGGGCTATTTACTCAACCATTATCTTTTATCGGCTTACCCGTTTTATCAGTACCAATTCAGCGTCCAAATGCCTTACCTTTGGGTGTGCAATTGATCGCAGCACCATATAATGAAGCTTTAATTTTACGGGTTGCGGCTGCGTTACAAACAAAGGGCGTAGTTGCGGCAGTTATAGTGTAA
- a CDS encoding DUF4328 domain-containing protein — translation MNNFNAVISLKSASIGRLLVRLLWVLLGFGVASTLLSLLQLIAKPLYQLLASLDALISIVTLLFSLTSIIVFMIWLYRLHADLRDIFKEYPITPGGAIARFLIPIYSLWGIANTLSTFADRFKGEGEDLTRLSEQVRSLIGPLYGFMIGSNLLNRLAFTEAVKNPEDKFLPFWFLFSCILDLGLTAILLQLAKTMQTAITQKAKSAIS, via the coding sequence ATGAATAATTTCAATGCTGTTATTTCATTGAAGTCTGCGAGTATCGGTAGATTGTTGGTGCGGTTACTTTGGGTGCTGCTAGGATTTGGTGTTGCTTCTACGCTATTATCTTTGTTGCAATTAATAGCAAAGCCACTTTATCAGCTACTTGCTTCTCTAGATGCACTGATATCAATAGTTACATTACTTTTCAGTTTAACTTCAATCATTGTTTTTATGATTTGGCTATATCGTCTCCATGCTGATTTAAGGGATATTTTCAAGGAATATCCGATTACGCCAGGAGGTGCGATCGCCCGATTTCTAATTCCTATATATAGCCTTTGGGGAATAGCCAACACGTTATCTACTTTTGCTGATCGATTTAAAGGTGAAGGTGAGGATTTAACACGTTTGAGTGAACAAGTGCGATCGTTAATCGGGCCGCTATATGGTTTTATGATTGGGTCAAATCTTTTGAATCGGCTCGCTTTTACAGAAGCTGTTAAAAATCCCGAAGATAAATTTCTGCCCTTTTGGTTTTTATTCTCTTGTATTTTAGATTTAGGTCTTACGGCTATTTTGCTACAACTAGCAAAAACTATGCAGACTGCTATTACTCAAAAAGCTAAAAGTGCTATCTCCTAA